From a single Rhodococcus qingshengii JCM 15477 genomic region:
- a CDS encoding MIP/aquaporin family protein — protein MEKAKRLGLPGELAAEFAGTMILILFGVGVVAQVVSGGSGGGLGGHDSIAWAWGLGVMFGIYVAGRVTGAHLNPAVTFAFAIFRGFSWRKVLPYTLAQTAGAFVAALIVRWNYNDMLNAIDPGHTTATQTIFSTMPGNGTLPVSLGSALIDQIIGTAILLFLIVAVTDTRGTPPLANLAPFVVGLIVVAIGFAWATNAGYAINPARDFGPRLASYLTGYGSAWRDQYGSLYFWVPIVGPLIGAPIGVFLYDKLIGRFLPDESVEKAAEEPATIPA, from the coding sequence ATGGAGAAAGCCAAGCGATTAGGGCTTCCAGGCGAGTTGGCAGCCGAGTTCGCCGGAACGATGATCTTGATCTTGTTCGGCGTCGGAGTTGTGGCGCAGGTTGTGTCCGGCGGGAGCGGTGGGGGTCTCGGCGGACACGACAGTATCGCGTGGGCCTGGGGACTCGGCGTCATGTTCGGCATCTATGTCGCAGGCCGGGTGACGGGTGCTCATCTGAACCCCGCAGTGACCTTCGCCTTTGCGATCTTCCGGGGATTCTCCTGGCGCAAGGTCCTGCCCTACACGCTGGCGCAGACCGCTGGAGCCTTTGTCGCGGCCCTGATCGTCCGGTGGAATTACAACGACATGCTCAATGCCATCGATCCCGGACACACAACGGCGACTCAGACGATCTTCTCGACGATGCCCGGAAACGGAACGCTCCCGGTCAGTCTGGGATCAGCGCTGATAGATCAGATCATCGGCACGGCGATCCTGTTGTTCCTCATCGTTGCGGTGACCGATACTCGGGGAACTCCGCCGCTCGCGAATCTTGCGCCCTTCGTCGTCGGTTTGATCGTGGTGGCAATCGGATTCGCATGGGCGACCAACGCGGGTTACGCCATCAATCCGGCCCGTGACTTCGGTCCGCGGCTGGCGTCGTATCTCACCGGTTACGGCAGCGCCTGGCGAGATCAGTACGGGAGCCTGTATTTCTGGGTGCCCATCGTGGGGCCGCTGATCGGCGCTCCGATCGGGGTGTTCCTCTACGACAAGCTGATTGGTCGATTCCTGCCTGACGAGTCGGTGGAGAAGGCAGCCGAGGAGCCGGCCACGATACCGGCCTGA
- a CDS encoding glycerol-3-phosphate dehydrogenase/oxidase, with product MSTAQALSPSSRAESLKKLEETELDVLVIGGGVVGAGSALDAATRGLKVGLVEARDFASGTSSRSSKLFHGGLRYLEQFNFALVFEALRERSLVLNSLCPHLAKPVPFIYPLEKLIDRPYVGLGIGVYDVMGAGRGVPSHHKHVGKKKTLESFPSGKRSAIRGSVKFYEGQVDDARHTMMLARTAAEYGALCVNSTRVIGFLREEDRVVGVKAVDLETGRAFEIRARQVINAAGVWTDEIQEMVGGRGQFQVRASKGVHLVVPRNRINSATGIITRTEKSLLFVIPWGSHWIIGTTDTDWNLDLAHPAASRSDIDYILGHVNKLLQDELTHEDVVGVYAGLRPLLFGESDSTSTLSREHAVSSPVRGLTVVAGGKYTTYRVMAKDAVDSAVHGLEQKVPKSCTERIQLVGADGYFAAHNNRHLTAERTGLHVSTIEHLLGRYGTLADELFELVEARPELGQPLDSAPEYLKAEIHYAASHEGAQHLDDILTRRTRISIEVTDRGDAAAAEVAELVAPVLGWTPEHIAEEIEHYRLRVAAERESQEQPDDLTADAARLGAPDVRTGVAVGQV from the coding sequence ATGAGCACAGCACAAGCATTGAGTCCGTCCTCGCGGGCGGAGTCGCTGAAGAAGTTGGAAGAAACCGAACTCGACGTCCTCGTTATCGGCGGTGGCGTGGTCGGAGCGGGTAGCGCGCTCGACGCCGCAACTCGCGGTCTGAAGGTGGGCTTGGTGGAGGCTCGTGACTTCGCGTCCGGAACCTCGAGCAGGTCGAGCAAGCTGTTCCACGGCGGACTGCGTTACCTCGAGCAGTTCAATTTTGCGCTCGTGTTCGAGGCACTGCGTGAGCGGTCGCTGGTTCTGAATTCGCTGTGCCCGCATCTCGCGAAGCCGGTGCCGTTCATCTACCCACTCGAGAAGTTGATCGACCGGCCGTACGTCGGTCTGGGCATCGGCGTCTACGACGTGATGGGCGCAGGCCGCGGGGTTCCCTCACACCACAAGCATGTGGGCAAGAAGAAGACTCTCGAATCGTTCCCTTCCGGAAAGCGCTCTGCTATCCGGGGTTCGGTCAAGTTCTACGAGGGTCAGGTAGATGACGCCCGCCACACGATGATGCTGGCGCGCACGGCGGCCGAGTACGGCGCGCTGTGCGTCAACAGCACCCGCGTAATCGGCTTTCTCCGTGAGGAGGACCGCGTAGTCGGGGTGAAGGCCGTGGATCTGGAAACAGGTCGCGCGTTCGAGATCCGTGCTCGTCAGGTCATCAACGCCGCCGGTGTGTGGACTGACGAGATTCAGGAAATGGTAGGTGGTCGAGGACAATTCCAGGTTCGCGCTTCGAAAGGTGTGCATTTGGTCGTCCCGCGAAACCGCATCAACTCTGCGACCGGAATCATCACGCGGACCGAGAAGAGTCTGCTGTTCGTGATTCCGTGGGGAAGCCACTGGATCATCGGTACGACGGACACCGACTGGAACCTCGACCTCGCCCATCCGGCAGCGAGCCGAAGCGATATCGACTACATCCTCGGACATGTCAACAAGCTCCTTCAGGACGAGTTGACGCACGAGGACGTCGTCGGTGTGTACGCGGGGTTGCGTCCGTTGCTGTTCGGCGAATCGGATTCGACCAGCACTCTCTCGCGTGAGCATGCGGTGTCGAGTCCGGTCCGAGGTTTGACGGTGGTCGCCGGTGGCAAGTACACCACTTACCGCGTGATGGCCAAGGACGCTGTCGATTCCGCGGTGCACGGATTGGAACAGAAGGTGCCGAAGTCCTGCACCGAGCGTATCCAACTTGTGGGTGCCGACGGCTACTTTGCCGCGCACAACAATCGGCATCTCACCGCTGAGCGCACGGGACTGCACGTTTCGACCATCGAGCACCTACTGGGTCGGTACGGCACTCTGGCTGACGAGTTGTTCGAACTCGTCGAGGCGCGACCGGAACTGGGGCAGCCGTTGGACTCCGCCCCCGAGTACCTCAAGGCGGAGATCCACTACGCTGCGAGCCATGAGGGTGCACAGCATCTCGACGACATCCTTACCCGTCGTACCCGCATCTCCATCGAGGTTACCGATCGCGGCGACGCGGCAGCAGCGGAAGTAGCCGAACTGGTTGCGCCGGTGCTGGGTTGGACTCCCGAGCACATTGCCGAGGAGATCGAACACTACCGGTTGCGTGTCGCAGCCGAGCGGGAATCTCAGGAGCAGCCCGATGACCTGACCGCTGATGCGGCGCGCCTCGGTGCACCGGACGTTCGAACCGGAGTCGCTGTCGGACAGGTTTGA
- the glpK gene encoding glycerol kinase GlpK, whose translation MAQFVAAIDQGTTSTRCMIFDHSGHVVAVEQHEHTQIFPQAGWVEHDPIEIWDNVRNVTAGALANADLTAADIASVGITNQRETAVVWERATGKPVYNAIVWQDTRTDRICTALAGEDGPRKYTEVTGLPLATYFSGPKVKWILDNVEGASEKAEAGELCFGTMDTWVLWNMTGGVDGGVHATDPTNASRTLLMDLDTLAWDSAICADMGIPESMLPEIRSSSETFGFVRERGTLSGVPIAGILGDQQAATFGQACLSPGEAKNTYGTGNFVLLNTGTEKVMSKNGLLTTVCYKIGEQPTVYALEGSIAVTGSLVQWLRDNLGMIDNAADIEVNARSVDDNGGAYFVPAFSGLFAPHWRADARGAIVGLTRFVNKGHLARAVLEATAYQSREVIEAMNLDSGVDLKVLKVDGGMVANELLMQFQADLLDVEVIRPVVAETTALGAAYAAGLAVGYWESEDDIRSNWAKDKSWTPSMDSAERERLYAGWQKAVTRTLDWVDAD comes from the coding sequence ATGGCGCAGTTCGTAGCCGCGATAGACCAGGGAACCACCTCCACGCGATGCATGATCTTCGATCACAGTGGGCACGTAGTCGCTGTCGAACAGCACGAGCACACACAGATCTTTCCGCAGGCAGGCTGGGTCGAACACGATCCGATCGAAATTTGGGACAACGTCCGCAACGTCACCGCGGGCGCCTTGGCCAACGCAGATCTGACCGCGGCCGACATCGCATCCGTCGGCATCACCAATCAGCGTGAGACGGCAGTGGTCTGGGAACGAGCAACCGGAAAGCCCGTTTACAACGCCATCGTCTGGCAGGACACACGCACCGATCGAATCTGTACTGCACTCGCCGGCGAAGACGGCCCCAGGAAGTACACCGAAGTCACCGGATTGCCGTTGGCCACGTACTTTTCGGGCCCCAAGGTCAAGTGGATTCTCGACAACGTCGAGGGCGCGAGTGAGAAGGCCGAAGCAGGCGAGTTGTGCTTCGGCACGATGGACACTTGGGTGCTGTGGAACATGACCGGCGGCGTCGACGGCGGAGTGCACGCTACCGACCCCACCAACGCGTCGCGCACTCTGTTGATGGATCTCGACACTCTCGCTTGGGATTCGGCGATCTGCGCCGACATGGGCATCCCCGAATCGATGCTCCCCGAGATTCGCAGCTCGTCCGAAACTTTCGGATTCGTGCGCGAACGCGGAACGTTGTCCGGCGTGCCGATCGCCGGAATCCTCGGCGATCAGCAAGCAGCGACTTTCGGTCAGGCCTGCCTCTCGCCCGGAGAAGCGAAGAACACCTACGGAACCGGCAACTTCGTGCTCCTCAACACCGGCACCGAAAAGGTGATGAGCAAGAACGGCTTGTTGACGACGGTCTGTTACAAGATCGGTGAGCAGCCAACGGTTTACGCACTGGAAGGTTCGATCGCCGTGACCGGTTCGCTGGTCCAGTGGCTTCGGGACAACCTCGGCATGATCGACAACGCGGCCGACATCGAGGTGAACGCGCGCTCTGTGGACGACAACGGTGGCGCGTACTTCGTGCCCGCGTTCTCGGGCCTGTTTGCACCGCATTGGCGCGCGGATGCACGCGGTGCGATCGTCGGTCTGACAAGGTTCGTGAACAAGGGGCACCTTGCCCGGGCGGTGCTCGAAGCGACTGCGTACCAGAGTCGTGAGGTGATCGAGGCGATGAACCTCGACTCGGGTGTCGACTTGAAGGTTCTCAAGGTCGACGGCGGAATGGTCGCGAACGAACTCCTCATGCAATTCCAGGCCGATTTGCTCGACGTCGAGGTGATCCGCCCTGTCGTTGCGGAGACCACGGCATTGGGCGCTGCGTACGCCGCTGGTCTCGCGGTCGGGTACTGGGAGAGCGAGGACGACATTCGCAGCAACTGGGCGAAGGACAAGAGCTGGACGCCGTCGATGGATTCGGCCGAGCGTGAGCGCCTGTATGCAGGCTGGCAGAAAGCCGTCACTCGGACACTCGACTGGGTCGACGCAGACTGA